In Sphingomonas sp. SUN019, one genomic interval encodes:
- a CDS encoding acyl-CoA synthetase, whose translation MLHPVAHATATPDKPAYIMAGTGETVTYAELDARANQGAHLIRSLGLRRGDAMAVMMDNNARYLELLWAAERTGVYVTCISSKLLVEEAEYIIRDGDCRVFVASIATARCASELRPKIDDLKCLMVGGVADGFDSYETARDAQPATPIADPSPGQIMLYSSGTTGKPKGVRFALPEGALGVNVSPLVMLGQGLYGWTPDMVYLSPAPLYHAAPLRWSMAVQQMGGTVIVMERFDAEQALHYIEQYRVTHAQWVPTHFVRMLKLPDDVRARYDISSLKAVWHAAAPCPVPVKQAIIDWWGPIVGEYYAGTEGNGFHAIQSAEWLTHKGSVGRNLTTITHICDDEGNEVPPRTEGAIFFESPTGERTFSYHNDPGKTADSTDSHGWTTLGDVGWVDEDGYLWLTDRKSFMIISGGVNIYPAEIESLLVTHPKVADVAVIGAPHDEMGEEVVAVIQPRDMAEAGDALAAELTEFARAHLSHVKTPRRIDFRAELPRHDTGKLYKRLLRDEYWGKKPLVEGAAA comes from the coding sequence ATGCTGCACCCGGTCGCCCATGCGACCGCGACGCCCGACAAGCCCGCCTATATCATGGCGGGCACGGGCGAGACGGTCACCTACGCCGAACTCGATGCGCGCGCGAACCAAGGCGCGCACCTGATCCGCTCGCTCGGGCTGCGGCGTGGGGACGCGATGGCGGTGATGATGGACAACAACGCGCGCTATCTGGAATTGCTTTGGGCGGCCGAGCGGACCGGCGTGTACGTCACCTGCATCTCGTCCAAATTGCTGGTCGAGGAAGCCGAATACATCATCCGCGACGGCGACTGCCGCGTGTTTGTCGCGTCGATCGCGACGGCGCGCTGCGCTTCGGAACTCCGTCCCAAGATCGACGATCTCAAATGCCTGATGGTAGGCGGCGTGGCCGACGGATTCGACAGCTACGAAACCGCGCGCGATGCGCAACCGGCGACGCCGATTGCGGATCCTTCGCCGGGGCAGATCATGCTGTATTCGTCGGGCACGACCGGCAAGCCAAAGGGCGTGCGCTTCGCCTTGCCCGAGGGGGCGTTGGGCGTGAACGTCTCGCCGCTCGTGATGCTGGGGCAGGGACTGTACGGCTGGACCCCCGACATGGTCTATCTCAGCCCGGCACCGTTGTACCATGCCGCGCCGCTTCGCTGGTCGATGGCGGTGCAGCAGATGGGTGGCACCGTGATCGTGATGGAACGATTCGATGCCGAGCAGGCGCTCCACTATATCGAACAATACCGCGTCACCCATGCACAGTGGGTGCCGACGCATTTCGTGCGGATGCTGAAACTGCCGGACGATGTTCGCGCGCGCTACGACATCTCGTCGTTGAAGGCGGTGTGGCACGCCGCCGCGCCCTGCCCGGTGCCGGTGAAACAGGCGATCATCGACTGGTGGGGGCCGATCGTCGGCGAATATTACGCCGGGACCGAAGGCAACGGCTTTCACGCGATCCAGTCCGCGGAATGGTTGACGCACAAGGGTTCGGTCGGGCGCAACCTGACCACCATCACGCACATTTGCGACGATGAGGGCAACGAAGTGCCGCCGCGGACCGAGGGCGCGATCTTCTTCGAATCCCCCACCGGCGAGCGGACGTTTTCGTACCACAACGATCCGGGAAAGACCGCGGATTCGACCGACTCGCACGGCTGGACGACGCTCGGCGACGTGGGCTGGGTGGATGAGGACGGCTATCTCTGGCTGACCGACCGCAAGAGCTTCATGATCATTTCGGGCGGGGTGAATATCTATCCGGCCGAGATCGAAAGCCTGCTGGTGACGCATCCGAAGGTCGCCGACGTGGCGGTGATCGGCGCACCGCATGACGAGATGGGCGAGGAGGTCGTCGCGGTGATTCAGCCGCGCGACATGGCCGAGGCGGGCGACGCGCTGGCCGCCGAACTGACCGAATTCGCGCGCGCGCATTTGAGCCATGTGAAGACTCCCCGCCGGATCGATTTCCGCGCCGAACTGCCGCGGCACGATACGGGGAAACTCTACAAGCGCCTGCTGCGCGACGAATATTGGGGCAAGAAACCGCTCGTCGAGGGCGCTGCAGCATGA
- a CDS encoding choline dehydrogenase: MPGYDYVIIGGGSAGCTLAARLSEDPAVSVCLLEAGGANKEMLVRMPAGVGNLIKAKGKHNWGFWTEAEPHMDQRRLWWPRGKGLGGSSSINGMVYTRGHPQDFDEWRQMGLSGWSWDDVLPYFRKLEGHHRGGDLHGAEGPLRVSAGESDSPFHDALIEAGRQAGYPVTPDFNGAQQEGFGRYDLTISNGQRWSTAAAYLRPVETRANLTIVTDARTTRIVVSRGRVRAVEYVTGKKLERAEVSGEALLCAGAVQSPHILQLSGIGAADRLRAAGVQPVHDLPGVGENLQDHLDIILSWRARGLTTAFSATKGLRQLKVGLEYLTRGTGLGRQQFLESGAFVCSREGLSRPDVQIHGVLAIMRDHGKVRVKEDGFSFHLCQLRPESRGRIGIASGDPLADPLIYANYLASEVDRRVMRECVKIGRDVASQVALDPYRGDELAPGRDIQTDAQIDAWVRATAETIYHPVGTCKMGADGDTMAVVDERLRVRGLDGLRVVDASVMPTLVGSNTNAPTIMIAEKAADMIRERQVVTA, from the coding sequence ATGCCCGGTTACGATTACGTCATCATCGGCGGCGGTTCGGCCGGGTGTACGCTGGCCGCGCGGCTGTCCGAAGACCCCGCGGTCAGCGTCTGCCTGCTGGAGGCGGGCGGCGCGAACAAGGAGATGCTGGTGCGGATGCCGGCGGGCGTCGGCAATCTGATCAAGGCGAAGGGCAAGCATAATTGGGGCTTCTGGACCGAGGCCGAGCCGCACATGGACCAGCGCCGCCTGTGGTGGCCGCGCGGCAAGGGACTGGGCGGATCGTCGTCGATCAACGGCATGGTCTATACCCGCGGGCACCCGCAGGACTTCGACGAATGGCGGCAGATGGGGCTGAGTGGCTGGTCGTGGGACGACGTGCTTCCCTACTTCCGCAAGCTGGAGGGGCATCATCGCGGCGGCGATCTGCACGGAGCGGAGGGGCCGTTGCGCGTGTCGGCGGGCGAAAGCGACAGCCCGTTCCACGATGCGCTGATCGAGGCCGGGCGGCAGGCGGGGTATCCGGTGACGCCCGACTTCAATGGCGCGCAACAGGAGGGGTTCGGGCGCTACGATTTGACGATCTCGAACGGCCAGCGCTGGTCGACCGCGGCGGCGTATCTGCGGCCGGTCGAGACGCGCGCGAACCTGACCATCGTCACCGACGCGCGGACGACAAGGATCGTCGTCAGCCGCGGGCGCGTCCGGGCGGTCGAATATGTCACCGGCAAGAAGCTGGAACGCGCCGAGGTTTCGGGCGAGGCGTTGCTATGTGCGGGTGCGGTGCAATCGCCGCATATCCTGCAATTGTCGGGGATCGGCGCTGCGGATCGCTTGCGTGCGGCGGGGGTTCAGCCGGTCCATGACCTGCCCGGCGTCGGGGAAAATCTGCAGGATCACCTGGACATCATTCTGAGCTGGCGCGCGCGGGGACTGACCACCGCCTTCTCCGCGACGAAGGGGTTGCGGCAGTTAAAGGTCGGCCTCGAATATCTGACGCGCGGGACTGGGCTCGGACGGCAGCAATTCCTGGAAAGCGGCGCGTTCGTGTGTTCGCGCGAGGGACTGTCGCGGCCCGACGTGCAGATCCACGGCGTGCTGGCGATCATGCGCGACCACGGCAAGGTGCGCGTGAAGGAGGACGGCTTCTCTTTCCATTTGTGCCAACTGCGCCCCGAAAGTCGCGGGCGGATCGGCATCGCCTCGGGCGATCCGCTGGCCGATCCGTTGATCTACGCGAACTATCTGGCGAGCGAGGTGGACCGCCGCGTGATGCGCGAATGCGTCAAGATCGGCCGCGACGTGGCGAGCCAAGTGGCGCTCGATCCTTATCGCGGCGATGAACTCGCGCCGGGCCGCGATATCCAGACCGACGCACAGATCGACGCCTGGGTCCGCGCGACCGCCGAGACGATCTACCACCCGGTCGGCACCTGCAAGATGGGCGCGGACGGCGACACGATGGCGGTGGTCGACGAACGGCTGCGCGTGCGCGGGCTGGACGGCCTGCGCGTGGTCGATGCGTCGGTGATGCCGACGCTGGTGGGATCGAATACCAACGCCCCGACGATCATGATCGCGGAGAAAGCCGCAGACATGATACGGGAGCGGCAGGTGGTGACCGCTTAG
- a CDS encoding acetyl-CoA C-acetyltransferase, with translation MPDAYIIDACRTPRGIGKQGKGALADMHPQHLAATVLKAIKERNNLNTAEVDDIIWSTSTQRGKQGGDMGRMAALDAGYDVKASGTTLDRFCGGGITAVNFAAAQIMSGMEDLVIAGGTEMMSLTAAMSAEDQAAGKAPGLMGSGNTRLNETHPQSHQGICGDAIASMEGIDREALDALGLESQRRAKIAMDEGRFDKSIVPVVDDAGNVVLAKDEFPRPQTTAEGLAALKPSFAAMADMPYDKRGTTFRSQINAKYPDLTIEHFHHAGNSSGVVDGAAAVLLASKEYADAHGLKPRAKIVAMANIGDDPTLMLNAPVPAAKKVLAKAGLTKDDIDLWEINEAFAVVAEKFIRDLDLDRAKVNVNGGSIALGHPIGATGSILIGTVLDELERTGGRYGLVTMCAAGGMAPAIIIERI, from the coding sequence ATGCCCGACGCCTATATCATCGACGCCTGCCGCACGCCGCGTGGCATCGGCAAGCAGGGCAAGGGGGCGCTGGCCGACATGCATCCGCAGCATCTGGCCGCGACCGTGCTGAAGGCGATCAAGGAACGCAACAACCTGAATACTGCGGAGGTGGACGACATCATCTGGTCGACCAGCACGCAACGCGGCAAGCAGGGCGGCGACATGGGCCGGATGGCCGCGCTCGACGCCGGATATGACGTGAAGGCCAGCGGCACGACGCTCGACCGCTTCTGCGGCGGCGGGATCACCGCGGTGAATTTTGCAGCAGCGCAGATCATGTCGGGGATGGAAGACCTGGTCATCGCCGGCGGGACCGAGATGATGAGCCTGACCGCCGCGATGAGCGCGGAGGATCAGGCTGCGGGCAAGGCGCCGGGTCTGATGGGATCGGGCAACACGCGGCTGAACGAAACGCACCCGCAATCGCACCAGGGCATCTGCGGCGACGCGATCGCCAGCATGGAGGGGATCGACCGCGAGGCGCTCGACGCACTCGGCCTTGAAAGTCAGCGCCGCGCGAAGATCGCGATGGACGAGGGGCGGTTCGACAAGTCGATCGTGCCGGTAGTCGACGATGCGGGCAATGTCGTATTGGCGAAGGACGAGTTTCCCCGGCCGCAAACCACCGCGGAGGGACTCGCCGCGCTGAAGCCGTCGTTCGCGGCGATGGCGGATATGCCCTATGACAAGAGGGGCACGACCTTCCGCAGCCAGATCAACGCGAAATATCCCGACCTGACGATCGAGCACTTCCATCACGCGGGCAATTCGTCGGGCGTGGTCGACGGCGCGGCGGCGGTCCTGCTGGCGTCGAAGGAATATGCCGACGCGCACGGTTTGAAACCACGCGCGAAGATCGTCGCGATGGCCAACATCGGCGACGATCCCACGCTGATGCTCAACGCGCCGGTTCCGGCCGCGAAGAAGGTGCTGGCGAAGGCTGGCCTCACCAAGGACGACATCGATCTGTGGGAGATCAACGAGGCTTTCGCGGTGGTGGCGGAGAAATTCATCCGCGACCTCGACCTCGATCGCGCCAAGGTTAACGTCAACGGCGGCTCGATCGCGCTCGGCCATCCGATCGGCGCGACCGGATCGATCCTGATCGGCACCGTGCTCGACGAACTGGAGCGGACGGGTGGCCGCTACGGTCTCGTGACGATGTGCGCCGCGGGCGGGATGGCACCGGCGATCATCATCGAGCGCATCTGA
- a CDS encoding NADPH:quinone oxidoreductase family protein, whose amino-acid sequence MKAVVVAALSDDLSGTALADVPEPVAKLGQVLIHVKAASLNFPDLLMTKGEYQLKPPLPFTPGMEIAGEVIAGDGFAAGDAVVAGTRLGGFAEIVAVDADAVRGKPAHLSFAEAASVGTAYLTAYVALVRLAAVQPEEWVLVHGATGGVGLAAVDLAKALGYRVIATSRSMEKLSVVMDEYSPDAVVPAPGFREAVKDLTGGGANVIYDPVGGDVFDESTRCIAFGGRLLVVGFTSGRIATVSTNMPLIKGFSVVGVRAGEYGRQFPDKGRENLAAVWKLAEDKKIRPRVHAEYPLADWRSAFAAMQDSEMVGKLVLVP is encoded by the coding sequence ATGAAGGCGGTCGTCGTCGCCGCGCTGTCGGACGATTTGTCCGGCACCGCATTGGCCGATGTTCCGGAACCAGTCGCGAAGCTGGGTCAGGTGCTGATCCACGTAAAGGCGGCGTCGCTGAACTTTCCCGACCTGCTGATGACGAAGGGCGAATATCAGTTGAAGCCGCCCCTGCCGTTCACGCCTGGGATGGAGATTGCGGGCGAGGTGATCGCGGGGGACGGCTTTGCGGCGGGCGATGCGGTGGTCGCGGGCACGCGGCTGGGCGGTTTCGCGGAGATCGTCGCGGTCGATGCCGACGCGGTGCGCGGAAAGCCTGCGCATCTGTCGTTCGCCGAAGCCGCCAGCGTAGGGACGGCGTATCTCACAGCTTACGTCGCGCTGGTGCGGCTGGCGGCAGTGCAGCCGGAGGAATGGGTGCTGGTCCACGGCGCGACCGGAGGGGTCGGACTGGCCGCGGTCGATCTGGCGAAGGCGCTCGGCTACCGCGTGATCGCCACGTCGCGATCGATGGAGAAACTGTCGGTCGTGATGGACGAATATTCGCCCGACGCGGTCGTCCCCGCGCCCGGTTTTCGCGAGGCGGTGAAGGATCTGACCGGAGGCGGCGCGAACGTGATCTACGATCCGGTCGGCGGCGACGTGTTCGACGAATCGACGCGCTGCATCGCGTTCGGCGGGCGCTTGCTGGTGGTGGGGTTTACCTCCGGGAGGATCGCTACGGTTTCGACCAACATGCCGCTGATCAAGGGCTTCTCGGTCGTCGGCGTGCGCGCGGGCGAATATGGGCGGCAGTTCCCGGACAAGGGCCGCGAGAATCTGGCGGCGGTGTGGAAGCTGGCGGAGGATAAGAAAATTCGCCCCCGCGTGCACGCCGAATATCCGTTGGCGGATTGGCGTAGCGCGTTTGCGGCGATGCAGGACAGCGAGATGGTCGGGAAGCTTGTGCTGGTCCCGTGA
- a CDS encoding TetR/AcrR family transcriptional regulator: protein MSSVTPTAAAPARSNDLTQRDWLEAGQSLLRRGGLRALKLRPLADELRVSTGSFYHHFGDFDAYQGRLATYFAETQVADMVASLKRATPDPIDRIRLLGQTVRRRGLSRLGIAMRAWAESDPRARLAVDKHDAELLGFIGDCLEDAGFDRGEADIRAYALMMLGHGKIHAPHLDMETLFESLLGILATKPKAA, encoded by the coding sequence ATGTCAAGCGTAACCCCAACTGCCGCAGCCCCCGCCCGCAGCAATGATCTCACCCAGCGCGATTGGCTGGAGGCGGGGCAATCGTTGCTTAGGCGCGGCGGTCTGCGCGCGCTGAAACTGCGCCCGCTGGCCGACGAACTGCGCGTGTCGACGGGCAGTTTCTATCATCATTTCGGTGATTTCGACGCCTATCAGGGGCGACTCGCGACCTATTTTGCGGAGACGCAGGTGGCCGACATGGTCGCGTCGCTGAAACGCGCGACGCCCGACCCGATCGACCGCATCCGCCTGCTGGGGCAGACGGTACGGCGGCGCGGCCTGTCGCGGCTGGGCATCGCGATGCGCGCCTGGGCGGAAAGCGACCCGCGCGCGCGGCTGGCGGTGGACAAGCACGATGCGGAGTTGCTCGGCTTCATCGGCGATTGCCTGGAGGACGCGGGCTTCGACCGCGGCGAGGCCGATATCCGCGCCTATGCGCTGATGATGCTGGGCCACGGCAAGATCCACGCGCCGCATCTCGACATGGAGACGCTGTTCGAATCGTTGCTCGGGATACTCGCGACAAAACCGAAGGCGGCATGA